Proteins encoded together in one Carya illinoinensis cultivar Pawnee chromosome 3, C.illinoinensisPawnee_v1, whole genome shotgun sequence window:
- the LOC122305253 gene encoding protein ASYMMETRIC LEAVES 2-like: MASSSNSPCAACKFLRRKCQPECVFAPYFPPDQPQKFANVHKVFGASNVTKLLNELHPHQREDAVNSLAYEADMRLRDPVYGCVGVISLLQHQLRQLQMDLSCAKSELSKYQNLGITSHGLIAAAAAAATNHNHQQNLGINLIGAGRDHHHYHHQFFPRDQQQMIRSFDSGNNYDASLLAMNVSASIGQLSQFQQPRAATGDDRRTIDPS, encoded by the coding sequence ATGGCATCATCATCGAATTCTCCATGTGCAGCGTGCAAGTTTCTGCGGCGTAAATGCCAGCCAGAGTGCGTTTTTGCGCCGTATTTTCCCCCCGACCAGCCCCAGAAATTCGCAAACGTGCACAAGGTGTTTGGTGCAAGCAACGTGACCAAGCTTCTGAACGAGTTGCACCCACACCAGCGCGAGGACGCCGTGAATTCTCTCGCCTATGAGGCTGACATGCGTCTCCGGGACCCTGTCTACGGCTGCGTGGGAGTCATCTCTCTCCTCCAACACCAACTGCGGCAACTCCAGATGGACCTCAGTTGCGCCAAATCTGAACTCTCCAAATACCAAAACTTGGGCATCACAAGCCACGGCCTAATAGCCGCCGCTGCCGCCGCCGCCACGAATCACAACCACCAGCAGAACTTGGGGATTAATCTGATCGGTGCCGGCCGCGACCACCATCACTACCATCACCAGTTCTTTCCGAGGGATCAGCAACAGATGATAAGGAGCTTTGATTCGGGAAACAACTATGATGCAAGCCTTTTAGCCATGAACGTCTCAGCAAGCATAGGACAACTGAGTCAGTTTCAGCAACCTAGGGCTGCTACTGGGGACGACCGACGCACCATTGATCCCTCTTAG